From one Bradyrhizobium sp. Ash2021 genomic stretch:
- the ptsP gene encoding phosphoenolpyruvate--protein phosphotransferase encodes MDDRTHRAAHRIEGRSAAPGLALGPLVRLISVQHEVHQYRSAAEEHRALVDALAASQEDLGALSRQAGDDEAEAILAFQMALLEDDSLVAPALARIDAGDGAGQAWSAAIDPEIASYDAAEDPYFRARASDLRDLRDRVLRHLAGEADQTVPSGVILAADDMPPSTFLATDWRGGGLVLRRGSPSSHVAILARSRGVPMIVGVDVDRLEQGTDALLDADAGLLIVDPDTNMRAGFSLRRAEQSKARQAAASFSGPALTATGELVRVMINVTGLAELSVLDPAEVDGIGLMRTEFLFQGREKLPTEEEQYRIYRRMLEWAAGKPVTIRTLDAGGDKPIAGLTQPGDMNPFLGVRGVRLSLRYPDVFRAQLRALARAAVAGNLKVMIPMITVPEELDRCRALFEQACDELLREGQKAQMPPLGMMVEVPAAALTIEDFNADFFSIGSNDLIQYVAAASRDEPQLADLSRPSRAVFNLIRHVVDHANRSGREASLCGDLAGDPAQVAALLDQGLRVLSVTPGALGAVKAAIANYAGSAA; translated from the coding sequence ATGGACGATAGAACGCACCGGGCTGCTCATCGCATCGAGGGACGGTCCGCCGCCCCTGGACTGGCGTTGGGACCGCTCGTGCGCCTGATTTCGGTGCAACATGAAGTCCATCAATACCGCTCTGCGGCGGAGGAGCATCGGGCCCTTGTCGATGCGCTCGCGGCGTCGCAGGAAGACCTCGGCGCGCTCTCGCGCCAGGCGGGCGACGATGAAGCGGAAGCCATTCTCGCCTTCCAGATGGCGCTGCTCGAGGACGACAGCCTTGTCGCGCCGGCGCTGGCGCGGATCGACGCCGGCGATGGCGCGGGTCAGGCCTGGAGCGCGGCGATCGATCCGGAAATCGCGTCGTATGATGCGGCCGAAGATCCCTATTTCCGCGCGCGCGCGTCTGATTTGCGCGATCTGCGGGATCGGGTGCTGCGGCATCTTGCAGGTGAGGCAGATCAGACCGTGCCATCAGGCGTCATCCTCGCCGCCGACGATATGCCGCCTTCCACCTTTCTGGCCACGGATTGGCGCGGTGGCGGGTTGGTCTTGCGCCGCGGAAGCCCCAGCAGCCATGTTGCCATTCTCGCCAGGTCGCGCGGCGTCCCGATGATTGTTGGGGTAGACGTCGATCGTCTCGAACAGGGCACCGACGCACTGCTCGATGCGGATGCCGGGCTTCTGATCGTCGATCCCGACACCAATATGCGAGCCGGCTTCAGTCTACGCCGTGCCGAGCAGTCGAAGGCTCGACAGGCCGCGGCGTCATTCAGCGGTCCGGCGCTAACCGCGACCGGCGAATTGGTTCGGGTCATGATCAATGTGACCGGCCTTGCCGAGCTCAGCGTACTCGATCCTGCGGAGGTCGACGGGATCGGCTTGATGCGGACCGAGTTTCTGTTCCAGGGCCGTGAAAAACTCCCAACCGAGGAAGAGCAATATCGGATCTACAGGCGCATGCTTGAATGGGCAGCGGGTAAGCCCGTGACGATCCGCACGCTCGACGCTGGCGGCGACAAGCCGATCGCTGGCTTGACGCAGCCTGGAGATATGAACCCATTTCTAGGTGTGCGCGGTGTGCGGCTGTCGTTGCGGTACCCGGACGTCTTTCGCGCGCAGTTGCGAGCGTTGGCCCGTGCCGCCGTCGCGGGGAATCTCAAGGTGATGATTCCAATGATAACGGTGCCCGAGGAACTCGACCGCTGCCGCGCGCTGTTCGAGCAGGCCTGCGACGAATTGCTTCGCGAGGGCCAAAAAGCGCAGATGCCGCCGCTCGGCATGATGGTCGAGGTGCCGGCAGCAGCGCTGACCATCGAAGACTTCAACGCCGACTTCTTTTCCATCGGCAGCAACGATCTCATCCAGTATGTGGCGGCGGCGAGCCGGGACGAACCGCAGCTCGCCGACCTCTCGCGTCCCTCGCGAGCGGTGTTCAACCTGATCCGGCATGTCGTGGATCATGCCAACCGCTCCGGCCGCGAAGCGAGCTTGTGCGGCGATCTGGCCGGCGATCCCGCGCAAGTCGCGGCGCTCCTGGATCAAGGCTTGCGCGTCCTTTCGGTGACGCCGGGAGCGCTTGGCGCCGTCAAGGCGGCGATTGCCAATTATGCCGGCTCTGCCGCATGA
- the dhaK gene encoding dihydroxyacetone kinase subunit DhaK — MKKLINAVDDVVTESLAGFCAAHSDIVRIGEQAPFVQRRRLTKGKVALVSGGGSGHEPLHGGFVGQGMLDAACPGQVFTSPTPDLILAAAEAADTGGGVLFIVKNYEGDVMNFDMAREMSGKSIATVVTDDDVAVEASTFSTGRRGVAGTLIVEKIVGAAAEEGRDLASLKALGDRVNAATRSIGIALTSCTVPAAGKPTFDIAEDEMEIGVGIHGEPGRRRVKLKPAAEIAADMVHAITADLGERARGEAILLINGFGATPLSELYLMYDAVRQRLEPAGLIVARSLVGNFVTSLDMAGCSTTVSILDDEMKRLWDAPVHTPALRWGM, encoded by the coding sequence ATGAAGAAGCTGATCAATGCCGTCGACGACGTGGTGACTGAAAGCCTTGCCGGGTTCTGTGCGGCGCATTCCGACATCGTGCGCATCGGCGAACAAGCGCCGTTCGTGCAGCGCCGGCGTCTGACAAAGGGCAAGGTTGCCCTGGTGTCGGGTGGCGGCTCCGGACATGAGCCGCTTCACGGCGGATTCGTCGGGCAGGGAATGCTGGATGCCGCATGTCCCGGTCAGGTGTTTACCTCGCCGACACCCGATCTTATCCTCGCCGCGGCCGAGGCCGCGGACACCGGTGGCGGCGTATTGTTCATCGTCAAGAATTATGAAGGCGACGTCATGAACTTCGACATGGCGCGCGAGATGTCCGGGAAATCGATTGCGACCGTCGTTACCGATGACGATGTCGCGGTGGAGGCCTCGACTTTTTCGACGGGACGACGCGGCGTTGCCGGCACGCTGATCGTGGAAAAGATCGTGGGCGCGGCTGCCGAAGAGGGGCGCGACCTGGCTTCCCTGAAGGCACTTGGCGACCGCGTCAACGCGGCCACCCGCTCGATCGGAATCGCGCTGACGAGCTGCACGGTTCCGGCCGCCGGCAAGCCAACCTTCGACATCGCCGAAGACGAAATGGAGATCGGGGTAGGCATCCATGGCGAGCCGGGGCGCCGCCGGGTGAAATTGAAGCCGGCTGCCGAAATAGCGGCCGACATGGTCCATGCCATCACGGCTGATCTGGGCGAGCGCGCACGCGGCGAAGCCATCCTGTTAATCAACGGCTTTGGAGCGACGCCTTTGTCGGAACTCTATTTGATGTACGACGCCGTGCGCCAACGGCTCGAGCCCGCCGGTCTGATTGTGGCGCGATCGCTGGTGGGCAATTTCGTCACATCGCTCGACATGGCAGGTTGTTCAACGACCGTATCGATCCTCGATGACGAGATGAAGCGCCTCTGGGACGCGCCGGTCCATACGCCGGCTTTGCGTTGGGGAATGTAG
- the dhaM gene encoding dihydroxyacetone kinase phosphoryl donor subunit DhaM: MSENVGIVIVSHSADVARGTALMVEQMVGHEVPLGWCGGDPGGGLGTSVEAIMAAIERAWSERGVAILVDLGGAETNSEMAIEMLPEERRARVVVCNAPVVEGAVMAATEAASGASLEAVRQTAEELTPV; this comes from the coding sequence ATGAGCGAAAATGTTGGAATCGTCATTGTGTCGCACTCGGCGGACGTAGCGCGGGGCACCGCGCTGATGGTCGAGCAAATGGTCGGCCATGAAGTGCCGCTCGGCTGGTGCGGCGGCGATCCGGGCGGCGGGCTCGGCACCAGCGTCGAGGCGATCATGGCGGCGATCGAGCGGGCGTGGTCGGAGCGAGGCGTTGCCATTCTGGTCGATCTCGGCGGCGCAGAAACCAATAGCGAGATGGCGATCGAGATGTTGCCCGAGGAGCGCCGCGCCCGTGTCGTGGTTTGCAACGCGCCAGTTGTCGAGGGCGCCGTCATGGCGGCGACCGAAGCGGCTTCGGGGGCTTCGCTTGAAGCGGTGCGTCAAACCGCCGAAGAACTGACGCCGGTCTGA
- a CDS encoding HPr family phosphocarrier protein, which translates to MNKHKASVLMRHEVGLHARPSVKLTKLAKAFESRIDLGLSPDGPWVDAKSIVKVMATRAPKDSTIYFRAEGADAKAALEALVTLVDGDFQDGR; encoded by the coding sequence ATGAATAAACACAAGGCATCAGTGCTTATGCGGCATGAGGTGGGGCTCCATGCTCGCCCGTCGGTCAAGTTGACCAAGCTCGCAAAGGCGTTTGAATCGCGCATTGACCTTGGCCTGTCGCCGGACGGTCCCTGGGTCGATGCCAAGAGCATCGTCAAGGTGATGGCGACCAGGGCACCAAAGGATTCGACGATTTATTTTCGCGCGGAGGGGGCCGATGCGAAGGCCGCGCTGGAGGCGCTCGTGACGCTTGTCGACGGAGATTTTCAGGATGGACGATAG